A DNA window from Enterobacter asburiae contains the following coding sequences:
- the elbB gene encoding isoprenoid biosynthesis glyoxalase ElbB: protein MKKIGVVLSGCGVYDGSEIHEAVITLLALAKQGAEVICFAPDKNQADVINHLTGEPMAETRNVLIEAARIARGDIHPLIQADPTELDALILPGGFGAAKNLSTFAAQGAECQVDPHLKALSQAMHAAGKPQGFICIAPAMLPRIFDFPLRLTIGTDIDTAEIVEEMGGEHVPCPVDDIVVDEDNKIVTTPAYMLANNIAEAASGIEKLVARVLVLTE from the coding sequence ATGAAAAAGATTGGTGTCGTGCTGAGCGGATGCGGTGTTTACGATGGTTCTGAAATACATGAAGCCGTAATCACGCTGCTGGCCCTGGCTAAGCAGGGAGCAGAGGTTATTTGTTTTGCGCCGGACAAAAATCAGGCGGATGTGATTAATCATCTGACCGGCGAGCCGATGGCGGAAACCCGTAATGTACTGATTGAAGCCGCGCGTATTGCGCGAGGTGATATCCATCCTCTTATTCAGGCAGACCCTACAGAGCTTGATGCGCTCATTTTGCCCGGTGGGTTTGGCGCGGCCAAAAATCTCAGTACCTTTGCTGCGCAGGGCGCGGAGTGTCAGGTTGATCCTCATCTTAAAGCGCTGTCGCAGGCCATGCACGCGGCAGGAAAACCGCAGGGCTTTATCTGCATCGCGCCGGCAATGCTGCCCAGGATTTTTGATTTCCCGCTGCGCCTGACTATCGGGACGGATATTGATACCGCAGAGATCGTCGAGGAAATGGGGGGCGAACACGTTCCGTGCCCGGTTGATGACATTGTGGTTGATGAAGATAACAAAATTGTCACCACGCCAGCGTATATGCTGGCGAACAATATCGCTGAGGCGGCCTCAGGTATTGAAAAGCTGGTGGCCCGCGTGCTGGTGCTGACTGAATGA
- the mtgA gene encoding monofunctional biosynthetic peptidoglycan transglycosylase, which yields MRRKFAAGAGVKRFLLRIVLVLAVFWGGGLALFSIMPVPFSAVMVERQLSAWFSGDFSYVAHSDWVSMDEISPFMGLAVIAAEDQKFPEHWGFDVAAIEKALAHNERHENRVRGASTLSQQTAKNLFLWDGRSWLRKGLEAGLTLGMETVWSKKRILTVYLNVAEFGDGIFGVEAAAQRYFNKPASRLSMSEAALLAAVLPNPIRFKAIAPSGYVRSRQAWIMRQMNQLGGEEFMQRNNLM from the coding sequence ATGAGGCGTAAATTTGCCGCAGGCGCAGGGGTGAAACGTTTTCTCTTGCGCATCGTACTTGTGCTGGCGGTATTCTGGGGAGGCGGGCTGGCTTTATTCAGCATTATGCCGGTACCGTTCTCTGCCGTTATGGTTGAGCGTCAGCTTAGCGCGTGGTTCAGCGGCGATTTCAGCTATGTTGCCCACTCTGACTGGGTGAGCATGGACGAGATCTCCCCGTTCATGGGGCTGGCGGTCATCGCGGCGGAGGACCAGAAATTCCCGGAGCACTGGGGGTTCGACGTGGCGGCCATTGAGAAGGCGCTAGCCCATAACGAACGCCATGAAAATCGCGTGCGCGGGGCATCAACCTTGTCGCAGCAGACGGCCAAAAACCTGTTTCTGTGGGATGGTCGAAGCTGGCTGCGAAAAGGGCTGGAAGCGGGGTTGACCCTTGGGATGGAAACGGTCTGGAGCAAAAAACGCATTCTGACCGTCTATCTCAACGTCGCTGAGTTTGGCGACGGTATATTTGGCGTGGAAGCTGCCGCACAGCGGTATTTCAATAAGCCAGCCAGCCGTCTGAGCATGTCAGAAGCGGCGCTATTGGCCGCTGTGTTACCGAACCCTATCCGCTTTAAGGCCATTGCCCCATCAGGGTACGTGCGAAGCCGTCAGGCGTGGATTATGCGCCAGATGAATCAGCTGGGTGGAGAGGAGTTTATGCAGCGTAATAATCTTATGTAG
- the npr gene encoding PTS phosphocarrier protein NPr, protein MTVKQTVEITNKLGMHARPAMKLFELMQGFDAEVLLRNDEGTEAEANSVIALLMLDSAKGRQIEVEATGPQEEEALAAVIALFNAGFDED, encoded by the coding sequence ATGACCGTAAAACAAACCGTTGAGATCACCAACAAGCTGGGTATGCATGCACGCCCGGCGATGAAACTGTTTGAGCTGATGCAGGGTTTCGATGCAGAGGTTCTGCTGCGGAATGACGAAGGCACCGAAGCGGAAGCGAACAGCGTGATCGCGCTGCTGATGCTGGATTCCGCCAAAGGGCGCCAGATTGAGGTTGAAGCCACCGGCCCTCAGGAAGAGGAAGCGCTGGCGGCGGTGATTGCCCTGTTTAACGCAGGGTTCGACGAAGATTAA
- the rapZ gene encoding RNase adapter RapZ: MVLMIVSGRSGSGKSVALRALEDMGFYCVDNLPVVLLPDLARTLAERQTSAAVSIDVRNMPESPEIFEQAMSNLPDAFSPQLLFLDADRNTLIRRYSDTRRLHPLSSKNLSLESAIDEESDLLEPLRSRADLIVDTSEMSVHELAEMLRTRLLGKRERELTMVFESFGFKHGIPIDADYVFDVRFLPNPHWDPKLRPMTGLDKPVAAFLDRHTEVHNFIYQTRSYLELWLPMLETNNRSYLTVAIGCTGGKHRSVYIAEQLADYFRSRGKNVQSRHRTLEKRKT, translated from the coding sequence ATGGTGCTGATGATTGTCAGTGGCCGTTCAGGGTCGGGGAAATCCGTTGCTCTGCGCGCCCTGGAAGACATGGGTTTTTACTGCGTCGATAACCTGCCGGTCGTGTTGTTACCCGATCTGGCCCGCACGCTGGCGGAGAGACAAACCTCTGCCGCCGTCAGTATCGACGTTCGTAACATGCCTGAATCGCCAGAGATCTTCGAACAGGCCATGAGCAACCTGCCTGACGCGTTCTCGCCTCAGCTGCTGTTCCTCGATGCAGACCGCAATACGCTGATCCGCCGCTACAGCGATACCCGTCGTTTGCACCCGCTATCCAGCAAGAACCTCTCTCTGGAGAGCGCTATCGATGAAGAGAGCGACCTGCTGGAGCCGCTGCGTTCTCGTGCCGACCTGATTGTCGACACCTCTGAGATGTCCGTTCACGAGCTGGCGGAAATGCTGCGTACCCGGCTGTTGGGTAAACGCGAGCGCGAACTGACGATGGTGTTCGAATCCTTCGGCTTTAAGCACGGTATTCCGATTGATGCGGATTATGTTTTCGACGTGCGCTTCTTGCCGAACCCGCACTGGGATCCAAAACTGCGTCCAATGACCGGTCTGGATAAGCCGGTGGCGGCGTTCCTCGACCGGCACACAGAAGTACACAATTTTATCTACCAGACGCGAAGCTACCTTGAGCTATGGTTACCTATGCTGGAGACAAACAATCGTAGCTACCTGACGGTGGCGATTGGTTGTACCGGCGGTAAACATCGTTCGGTTTACATCGCCGAACAGCTGGCCGACTATTTCCGCTCGCGCGGTAAGAACGTTCAGTCCCGTCATCGCACGCTGGAAAAACGTAAAACATGA
- the ptsN gene encoding PTS IIA-like nitrogen regulatory protein PtsN, giving the protein MMNNDSALQLSNVLNQECTRSAVHCQSKKRALEIISELAAKQLGLPPQVVFEAILTREKMGSTGIGNGIAIPHGKLEEDTLRAVGVFVQLETPIAFDAIDNQPVDLLFALLVPADQTKTHLHTLSLVAKRLADKTICRRLRSAQSDEELYQIITEAEGNQDDA; this is encoded by the coding sequence ATGATGAACAACGATTCCGCTCTTCAACTGAGCAATGTCCTTAACCAGGAATGTACCCGCAGTGCGGTTCACTGCCAGAGCAAAAAACGTGCGCTGGAGATCATCAGTGAACTGGCTGCAAAACAGCTGGGCCTGCCGCCGCAGGTGGTGTTCGAAGCGATTCTGACCCGTGAAAAAATGGGCAGTACCGGTATCGGCAACGGCATCGCGATCCCGCACGGCAAACTGGAAGAGGATACCCTGCGTGCCGTTGGTGTGTTTGTGCAGCTTGAAACACCCATCGCCTTCGATGCTATTGATAACCAGCCCGTCGATCTCCTCTTCGCGCTGCTGGTGCCTGCCGACCAGACGAAAACCCATCTGCATACGCTGTCGCTGGTCGCAAAACGTCTGGCCGATAAAACCATTTGCCGTCGACTGCGCTCGGCCCAAAGTGATGAAGAGCTCTATCAAATTATCACTGAAGCAGAAGGCAATCAGGATGATGCATAA
- the hpf gene encoding ribosome hibernation promoting factor has translation MQLNITGQNVEITEALRDFVNAKFAKLEQYFERINQVYIVLKVEKVTHISDATLHVNGGELHASAEGQDMYAAIDGLIDKLARQLNKHKDKLKQH, from the coding sequence ATGCAGCTCAACATCACTGGACAAAACGTCGAAATTACTGAGGCTTTACGCGACTTCGTGAACGCGAAGTTTGCAAAACTCGAGCAGTATTTCGAAAGGATCAATCAGGTCTATATTGTGTTGAAAGTGGAGAAAGTGACTCACATCTCGGATGCCACCCTGCATGTTAACGGGGGTGAACTGCATGCCAGTGCGGAAGGGCAAGACATGTACGCTGCTATCGACGGCTTGATTGATAAGCTTGCACGACAGCTCAATAAACATAAAGATAAACTGAAACAACACTAA
- the rpoN gene encoding RNA polymerase factor sigma-54, which yields MKQGLQLRLSQQLAMTPQLQQAIRLLQLSTLELQQELQQALDSNPLLEQTDLHDEVDTQQSQDTEALDTADALEQKEMPDELPLDASWDEIYTAGTPSGTRADYQDDELPVYQGETTQSLQDYLMWQVELTPFSDTDRAIATSIVDAVDDTGYLTVTLDDILESMGDEEIELEEIEAVLKRIQRFDPVGVAAKDLRDCLLIQLSQFSKETPWLDEARLIISDHLDLLANHDFRSLMRVTRLKEEVLKEAVNLIQSLDPRPGQSIQTSEPEYVIPDVLVRKHNDRWVVELNSDSIPRLQINQQYASMCTSARNDSDNQYIRSNLQEARWLIKSLESRNDTLLRVSRCIVEQQQAFFEQGEEYMKPMVLADIAQAVEMHESTISRVTTQKYLHSPRGIFELKYFFSSHVNTEGGGEASSTAIRALVKKLIAAENPAKPLSDSKLTTMLSDQGIMVARRTVAKYRESLSIPPSNQRKQLV from the coding sequence ATGAAGCAAGGTTTGCAATTAAGGCTCAGCCAACAACTGGCAATGACGCCGCAGCTACAGCAGGCAATTCGCCTGTTGCAACTGTCCACGTTAGAACTTCAGCAGGAGCTCCAGCAGGCGCTGGACAGCAACCCCCTGCTGGAACAAACCGATCTTCATGACGAGGTAGATACTCAGCAGTCACAGGATACAGAAGCGCTCGACACCGCGGATGCACTCGAACAAAAAGAGATGCCCGACGAGCTACCGCTGGATGCCAGCTGGGATGAAATCTACACCGCCGGAACCCCTTCCGGTACGCGTGCAGACTACCAGGATGATGAGCTACCGGTCTATCAGGGAGAAACCACCCAGTCGCTGCAGGATTACCTGATGTGGCAGGTGGAACTTACCCCCTTCTCCGATACCGACCGCGCGATTGCCACCTCAATTGTCGATGCCGTTGACGACACCGGCTATTTGACCGTCACGCTGGACGATATCCTGGAAAGCATGGGCGACGAAGAGATTGAACTTGAGGAGATCGAAGCCGTTCTGAAGCGCATCCAGCGTTTCGATCCGGTAGGCGTGGCCGCAAAAGATCTGCGCGACTGCCTGCTGATCCAGCTTTCTCAGTTCAGCAAAGAGACGCCATGGCTCGACGAGGCGCGCTTAATCATCAGCGATCATCTGGATCTGTTGGCCAACCACGATTTCCGCAGCCTGATGCGCGTCACGCGCCTGAAGGAAGAGGTGCTGAAAGAAGCGGTGAATCTGATCCAGTCGCTCGATCCGCGCCCGGGACAGTCGATCCAGACCAGCGAACCCGAGTACGTTATCCCGGACGTGCTGGTCAGAAAACACAATGACCGCTGGGTCGTTGAACTTAATTCAGACAGTATCCCTCGCCTGCAAATCAACCAGCAGTATGCCTCCATGTGCACCAGCGCGCGTAACGACTCGGACAATCAATATATTCGTAGCAATCTTCAGGAAGCGCGATGGCTGATCAAAAGTCTGGAGAGCCGAAATGATACGCTGCTGCGCGTCAGCCGCTGTATTGTCGAACAGCAGCAGGCGTTCTTTGAGCAGGGCGAAGAGTATATGAAACCGATGGTACTGGCGGATATCGCCCAGGCCGTCGAGATGCATGAATCAACCATTTCCCGTGTCACCACGCAGAAGTATCTGCACAGTCCACGCGGTATATTTGAGCTTAAGTATTTCTTCTCCAGCCATGTGAATACCGAGGGCGGCGGCGAAGCGTCGTCAACGGCCATTCGTGCCCTGGTGAAGAAGTTGATCGCCGCGGAGAACCCCGCGAAGCCACTAAGCGACAGTAAGTTAACCACCATGCTGTCCGATCAGGGTATTATGGTGGCACGTCGTACTGTTGCGAAGTATCGAGAGTCTTTATCCATTCCGCCGTCCAACCAGCGTAAACAGCTGGTCTGA
- the lptB gene encoding LPS export ABC transporter ATP-binding protein, producing the protein MATLTAKNLAKAYKGRRVVEDVSLTVNSGEIVGLLGPNGAGKTTTFYMVVGIVPRDAGNIIIDDEDISLLPLHARARRGIGYLPQEASIFRRLSVYDNLMAVLEIRNDLTSEQRQDRANELMEEFHIEHLRDSLGQALSGGERRRVEIARALAANPKFILLDEPFAGVDPISVIDIKRIIEHLRDSGLGVLITDHNVRETLAVCERAYIVSQGNLIAHGTPQQILEDDHVKRVYLGEDFRL; encoded by the coding sequence ATGGCAACATTAACTGCAAAAAATCTCGCGAAGGCCTACAAGGGCCGCCGTGTCGTAGAAGATGTCAGTCTGACCGTCAACTCCGGCGAAATTGTAGGGCTGCTTGGCCCTAACGGTGCGGGTAAAACCACCACCTTCTACATGGTCGTTGGCATTGTGCCGCGCGATGCCGGCAACATTATCATTGACGATGAAGACATCAGCCTTCTGCCGCTGCACGCGCGCGCGCGTCGCGGGATCGGCTACCTGCCGCAGGAAGCCTCCATTTTCCGTCGTCTTAGCGTTTACGATAACCTGATGGCGGTCCTGGAAATTCGTAACGATCTGACCAGCGAACAGCGTCAGGATCGTGCCAACGAATTGATGGAAGAGTTCCACATTGAGCATCTGCGCGACAGCCTCGGTCAGGCACTCTCCGGGGGTGAACGCCGTCGTGTTGAGATTGCACGTGCGCTGGCCGCAAACCCGAAATTTATCCTTCTGGATGAACCGTTTGCCGGCGTTGACCCGATCTCGGTTATCGACATTAAACGCATCATTGAACACCTGCGTGACAGCGGGCTTGGCGTACTGATCACCGACCACAACGTCCGTGAAACGCTGGCCGTGTGTGAACGCGCGTATATTGTCAGCCAGGGCAATCTGATCGCCCACGGTACGCCGCAGCAGATCCTCGAAGACGATCATGTTAAGCGCGTCTATCTTGGGGAAGACTTCAGACTCTGA
- the lptA gene encoding lipopolysaccharide ABC transporter substrate-binding protein LptA, producing MKFKTNKLSLKVIIASAMLATSLPALAVTGDTDQPIHIESDTQSLDMQGNVVTFTGNVVMTQGTIKINADKVVVTRPGGEQGKEIIDGYGNPATFYQMQDNGKPVKGRASHMHYELAKDLVILTGNAYLEQLDSNITGDQITYLVKEQKMQASSEKGKRVTTVLVPSQLQDKGKGQAPAQKKSN from the coding sequence ATGAAATTCAAAACAAACAAACTCAGCCTTAAAGTAATTATCGCCAGCGCGATGCTGGCGACCAGTCTCCCCGCGCTTGCTGTAACGGGCGATACCGACCAACCGATCCATATCGAGTCTGATACCCAGTCTCTCGATATGCAGGGCAACGTCGTCACCTTCACGGGTAACGTCGTCATGACTCAGGGCACCATCAAAATTAACGCCGACAAAGTGGTCGTGACCCGTCCGGGTGGCGAGCAGGGCAAAGAGATCATTGATGGTTACGGCAACCCGGCCACCTTCTACCAGATGCAGGATAACGGCAAGCCGGTGAAAGGCCGCGCCTCGCATATGCACTATGAGCTGGCGAAGGACCTGGTCATCCTGACCGGAAACGCGTATCTGGAACAGCTGGACAGCAACATTACCGGCGACCAGATCACCTATCTGGTGAAAGAGCAAAAAATGCAGGCCTCCAGCGAGAAAGGCAAACGCGTCACGACCGTCCTGGTTCCGTCGCAGCTGCAGGACAAAGGCAAAGGCCAGGCCCCGGCACAGAAGAAGAGTAACTAA
- the lptC gene encoding LPS export ABC transporter periplasmic protein LptC, whose protein sequence is MSKTRRWIIILLSLVALVLIGVNLADRDDPQTEVVNNNDPTYKSDHSDTVVYSPEGALNYRLIAQHVEYFSDDGISWFTQPVMTTFDKDKVPTWSIKSDRAKLTNDRMLYLYGHVEVNALTADSQLRKITTDNAQINLVTQDVTSQDLVTLYGTTFNSSGLRMRGNLRSKNAELIEKVRTSYEIQNKQTQP, encoded by the coding sequence ATGAGTAAAACCAGACGCTGGATTATCATTTTGCTTTCGCTTGTCGCACTGGTATTGATTGGCGTGAACCTTGCCGATCGCGACGATCCGCAAACGGAAGTGGTCAACAATAACGATCCAACCTATAAAAGCGATCACAGCGACACCGTGGTCTACAGCCCGGAAGGCGCGCTGAACTATCGCCTGATTGCCCAGCATGTTGAATATTTTTCAGATGACGGTATTTCGTGGTTTACCCAACCTGTCATGACCACATTTGATAAGGACAAAGTGCCGACGTGGTCAATTAAGTCAGATCGGGCAAAACTGACAAATGACCGTATGCTTTATCTGTATGGCCACGTTGAAGTCAACGCCCTGACCGCTGACTCGCAACTGCGAAAAATTACGACGGATAATGCCCAAATTAACCTGGTAACCCAGGACGTGACCTCGCAGGATCTGGTCACACTGTATGGCACAACATTTAATTCCAGCGGTTTGAGAATGCGCGGGAACTTACGCAGCAAGAACGCCGAGCTGATTGAAAAGGTTAGAACCTCCTATGAAATTCAAAACAAACAAACTCAGCCTTAA